The Heyndrickxia vini genome contains a region encoding:
- a CDS encoding penicillin-binding transpeptidase domain-containing protein produces the protein MKKIFFMFAMLLFVLAACEKEPSPNDRLDEYVKLWNKNNFGEMYKDYLTSGAKKEYTSKDFVDRYPKVYKDLEISDLQVSYKKLAEDDFKKKDKVSVPVQISFKTMAGDVKYKENVTLKKEEKNDKSNWYIDWKPDLLLPGLEKGDKIKPVTVSPKRGEIRDRNGSELAVNGEVFQIGIIPEKMDGHDEEVKTQLASLLDMSVKEIDQKLNASWVKPDLFVPIKKIPSTKEELVQKLYALPGVDKQDTEGRVYPFGEATAHLVGYVGPITAEELEKQKGKGYTASSVIGKRGLEQVFDEQLRGKAGETISIEKSDGTEKVVAETPVQNGKNVAVTIDADLQTKIYNEMKGNAGTASAIHPITGEVLSLVSSPSFDPNDFSLGVSSKEYAKLEKDPLQPLINRFALSYAPGSAIKPITGAIALENGTLKTSSTKTINGKTWGKGGGWGDYTITRVHETSGPINMETAMMYSDNIFFAQTALDMGGDKFVKGLKNFGFAEEIPFTYPLKKSQVSSDGTLKDGSILLGDTGYGQGQMLTNILQLATAYTPFLNNGNMIKPYLLLDEKKTGIWKEHVISADNAKSIAGMLRQVVADPRGTGHGADLPNVELAGKTGTAELKSSKDEKGKENGVFVAYDAKKKNLLISILIEGVQKGGGSKLVVQKVANIFK, from the coding sequence GTGAAGAAGATATTCTTTATGTTTGCCATGTTACTATTTGTTTTAGCAGCCTGTGAAAAAGAACCTTCACCTAATGATCGATTAGATGAATACGTGAAGCTTTGGAATAAAAATAATTTTGGAGAAATGTACAAAGATTATTTAACATCGGGCGCTAAAAAAGAGTATACATCTAAGGACTTTGTTGATCGTTATCCAAAAGTGTATAAGGATCTTGAAATTAGCGATTTACAAGTCTCCTATAAAAAGTTAGCAGAAGATGATTTTAAAAAGAAAGATAAAGTATCAGTTCCAGTACAAATTTCATTTAAAACGATGGCTGGTGATGTGAAATATAAAGAGAATGTGACGCTGAAAAAAGAAGAGAAAAATGATAAATCGAATTGGTATATTGATTGGAAGCCGGATTTACTTTTACCAGGACTTGAAAAAGGCGATAAAATTAAGCCTGTTACGGTAAGTCCGAAACGAGGCGAAATCCGTGATCGCAATGGCAGTGAACTTGCGGTAAACGGTGAAGTATTTCAAATCGGTATTATTCCGGAAAAAATGGATGGACATGATGAAGAGGTGAAGACGCAATTAGCATCTTTACTAGATATGTCTGTGAAAGAAATTGATCAGAAATTAAATGCTTCATGGGTAAAGCCGGATTTATTCGTACCGATCAAAAAAATCCCATCTACAAAAGAAGAACTAGTTCAGAAACTGTACGCGCTTCCTGGTGTGGATAAACAAGATACAGAAGGAAGGGTTTATCCTTTCGGTGAAGCGACTGCCCATTTAGTCGGATATGTCGGTCCGATTACAGCGGAAGAATTAGAGAAGCAAAAGGGAAAAGGCTATACAGCAAGCAGTGTGATTGGAAAACGCGGCCTTGAGCAAGTATTTGATGAGCAATTGCGCGGGAAAGCAGGGGAAACGATTTCCATCGAGAAGTCTGACGGTACAGAAAAAGTGGTCGCTGAAACGCCCGTACAAAACGGAAAAAATGTGGCAGTGACAATCGATGCCGATTTACAGACGAAAATATATAACGAAATGAAAGGAAATGCTGGAACGGCTTCAGCTATCCATCCGATTACCGGAGAAGTACTTTCATTGGTCAGTTCGCCATCATTTGACCCGAATGATTTTTCTTTAGGGGTATCGAGTAAAGAATATGCGAAGCTTGAAAAAGACCCGCTTCAACCATTGATTAATCGTTTTGCTTTGTCATATGCTCCAGGTTCAGCGATTAAACCAATTACTGGTGCGATTGCGTTGGAAAATGGCACATTGAAAACAAGCAGTACGAAAACAATAAACGGAAAAACATGGGGAAAAGGCGGCGGCTGGGGAGATTATACCATTACCCGCGTGCATGAAACATCCGGACCAATCAATATGGAAACAGCCATGATGTATTCAGACAACATCTTTTTCGCCCAAACGGCTCTTGACATGGGTGGCGACAAATTTGTTAAAGGCTTAAAGAATTTTGGCTTTGCCGAAGAAATTCCATTCACGTATCCGTTGAAAAAATCGCAAGTTTCTTCGGACGGAACATTGAAAGACGGCAGCATTCTGTTAGGTGATACAGGGTATGGCCAAGGGCAAATGCTAACGAATATTTTGCAATTAGCTACCGCCTACACGCCATTCCTAAACAACGGAAATATGATCAAGCCATACTTACTGCTTGATGAAAAGAAAACAGGAATATGGAAGGAACATGTGATTAGTGCTGATAACGCCAAATCCATCGCAGGCATGCTTCGTCAAGTCGTTGCCGACCCACGAGGCACTGGACATGGAGCGGACCTTCCAAACGTAGAACTTGCCGGCAAAACCGGTACAGCCGAACTAAAAAGTTCAAAAGACGAGAAAGGCAAAGAAAACGGAGTCTTCGTCGCCTACGACGCCAAAAAGAAAAACCTTCTCATCTCCATCCTCATCGAAGGAGTCCAAAAAGGAGGCGGCAGCAAACTCGTCGTCCAAAAAGTCGCCAACATCTTTAAATAA
- a CDS encoding polysaccharide deacetylase: MRKKPIISFIIACFLSILVFNQSASASEQKKVFVAVNDQVITFKTDKPYIYKKVTYAPVQFYTKLGIKISTNKAKHVVYLTKGKKQITLNTKTNTLQTVEGKKRTYSLTSSAKKTVAPFNYVGTYFGYKITHYSKGPIIRAANSSAKLTIAQVYKKYEYTIKPKKPAYITFDDGPNTSVDRILSILDKYKAKATFFMLDNNMKQHTKAVKKMKKDGHGLACHGVTHDKNKFYHSPTSASNEMKTCLATLKKVSGVKSVMIRVPYGSVPYMTKPYRDKMDQNGYKMWDWNIDSLDWKWLNGPKTADYTISQIKDLKRNGVTPLILMHDKPTTADALPKILKFLKDNGYELRPLTNEMKPYNFYHKIKL; the protein is encoded by the coding sequence GTGAGGAAAAAACCGATTATATCCTTCATCATTGCCTGTTTTCTGTCTATTCTAGTATTCAATCAATCTGCCAGTGCAAGTGAGCAAAAGAAAGTATTTGTTGCTGTGAATGACCAAGTCATTACGTTTAAGACAGATAAACCGTATATTTATAAAAAAGTTACTTATGCCCCAGTTCAATTTTATACAAAACTAGGAATCAAGATATCTACGAACAAGGCAAAGCATGTAGTGTATTTAACAAAAGGGAAGAAACAAATCACACTGAACACGAAAACTAATACTCTACAAACCGTCGAGGGAAAAAAGAGAACCTATTCACTAACAAGTTCGGCAAAGAAAACGGTGGCACCATTTAATTATGTAGGAACGTATTTCGGATATAAAATTACTCATTATTCAAAAGGTCCGATTATCCGGGCAGCGAATTCAAGTGCAAAGTTAACAATCGCACAGGTATATAAAAAATATGAGTATACGATTAAACCGAAGAAGCCGGCGTACATCACATTTGATGATGGTCCGAATACAAGTGTTGATCGCATTCTTTCTATATTAGATAAATACAAGGCTAAGGCGACATTTTTCATGCTAGATAACAATATGAAGCAACATACAAAGGCTGTAAAGAAGATGAAGAAAGATGGTCATGGGCTTGCCTGTCATGGTGTTACCCACGACAAGAATAAATTTTATCATTCTCCGACGTCGGCATCGAATGAAATGAAAACATGTCTCGCAACTTTGAAAAAGGTTAGTGGTGTAAAATCAGTGATGATTCGTGTCCCATATGGAAGTGTACCTTATATGACAAAACCATATCGTGATAAAATGGATCAAAATGGCTATAAGATGTGGGATTGGAATATTGATAGTCTTGATTGGAAATGGTTAAATGGACCTAAAACGGCGGATTATACGATTAGTCAAATTAAGGATTTGAAAAGGAATGGGGTTACACCATTAATTTTAATGCATGATAAGCCAACTACGGCAGATGCTTTGCCCAAAATATTGAAGTTTTTAAAAGATAACGGTTATGAGTTAAGGCCGCTTACTAATGAAATGAAGCCGTATAATTTTTATCACAAAATTAAATTGTAA
- a CDS encoding LytR family transcriptional regulator — protein sequence MRNEKKKTKKKKRWLTVLLIIVGVFVLGGGAYAYSVWHSFNSAVKTIHTPVERKQPVKRHEEVTVKNGDPFSVLLLGVDERKNDKGRSDTMIVMTVNPHTKSIKMLSIPRDTRTELVGHGTVDKINHAYAYGDVEMSMDTVEQFLNIPIDYYVKVNMEGFEDVVDAVGGVKVHNDLAFSAGGVDFPVGDLTLNGSKALKFSRMRHDDPEGDFGRQKRQREIIEAILDEGASISSLWNYDNIFDALAKNVKTNFTFDEMLGIQSKYKDIRNNIEEYKIKGENEWIPNAAGDNIYYYAVTNEERQKISDQLRKHLELGQETVSAGQ from the coding sequence ATGAGGAACGAGAAGAAAAAAACAAAGAAAAAGAAAAGATGGCTAACCGTCTTACTTATTATTGTAGGGGTCTTTGTATTAGGTGGAGGTGCCTATGCCTATTCGGTTTGGCATTCCTTTAATAGCGCAGTGAAAACGATTCATACACCGGTTGAACGTAAGCAGCCTGTCAAAAGACATGAAGAGGTAACCGTGAAAAATGGCGATCCATTTTCCGTTCTTCTTCTCGGTGTGGATGAACGAAAAAATGATAAAGGTCGTTCAGATACGATGATTGTTATGACCGTGAATCCACATACTAAATCAATTAAGATGTTAAGTATTCCCCGTGATACACGGACAGAGCTTGTTGGTCACGGAACCGTTGATAAAATCAACCATGCTTATGCTTACGGCGATGTGGAAATGTCGATGGATACAGTGGAACAGTTTCTAAATATTCCGATTGATTATTATGTAAAGGTGAATATGGAAGGATTTGAAGATGTTGTTGATGCAGTAGGCGGCGTCAAGGTCCATAATGATTTAGCCTTTTCCGCCGGCGGTGTGGACTTCCCTGTTGGGGATTTAACACTTAATGGCAGCAAAGCATTGAAATTTTCAAGAATGCGTCATGATGATCCGGAAGGAGATTTCGGCCGTCAAAAACGTCAGCGTGAAATTATTGAAGCCATCCTAGATGAAGGAGCAAGCATCTCCTCTCTATGGAACTATGACAATATTTTTGATGCACTTGCTAAAAATGTGAAAACAAACTTTACCTTTGATGAAATGCTTGGTATTCAATCGAAGTATAAAGATATTCGAAATAATATCGAAGAGTATAAAATTAAAGGGGAAAACGAATGGATTCCTAATGCAGCAGGAGACAACATCTACTATTATGCTGTTACCAATGAGGAGCGACAAAAGATTTCTGATCAATTAAGGAAGCATTTGGAGCTGGGACAGGAAACAGTTTCTGCGGGACAATAA
- a CDS encoding serine hydrolase codes for MRTTKKAFITLILLFLLFSIKGPDTQATTIETSYQTFTKNLSHELKQYIKKSGGDITLEYQDLTTGETFAINSKKSHRAASTIKLPLALYVMELADAKKINLNEKLTYKRYHYYGGSGVIQNDKIGTKYKIKDLVKKAMIYSDNIAFIMLKEKVGQANFIKYIKKLGGTYAYPKGENKTSSHDLAIYAKHLYDYAQTSKNGKELLNYLQHTIYNETIPKGIKGVKIAHKVGMIPDSKVSNDVGVIYDKNPFVLAIMTNKLSYEKSKTVISKLAAIVYKHHKVKNDVAYFKTKTDVSVYKSTDKKKKIGQLKKNETFAVITNEGPWLAIQFGTSKGYIQKKSVTSYAKAPITGFSKPSEIYQVKLLKTAPVLKTASSKGKVLATINKDIQLQATSMSNDYYKVTVGNRSAFIHQKNVSLQFTKAITYIQINKEGTPIYTTTSNDKQKIGTLKKGIIFPRIKEVGGYSELQLGTTKVYVLKSATTPIYQATIRKPKNQTAGTIKLIESTTINEDPSRQQTLGTIDKDQSISYIETIQDWYVINYLGRIGYIPMDAAENPDAKTENES; via the coding sequence GTGAGAACGACAAAAAAGGCATTTATTACTCTTATTCTATTATTCTTGCTATTTTCCATAAAAGGACCCGATACCCAAGCAACAACTATCGAAACATCCTATCAAACATTTACAAAAAACCTATCCCATGAGCTAAAACAATACATAAAGAAATCCGGTGGGGACATTACGCTTGAATATCAAGACCTGACAACCGGAGAGACGTTTGCCATCAATAGTAAGAAATCACATCGAGCAGCAAGTACCATTAAGCTTCCGCTCGCATTGTATGTAATGGAGCTGGCCGATGCCAAAAAAATCAATCTAAACGAAAAATTAACGTACAAACGCTATCATTACTACGGCGGAAGCGGCGTTATCCAAAACGACAAGATTGGAACAAAGTACAAAATTAAAGACCTTGTTAAAAAAGCAATGATCTATAGCGACAACATTGCCTTCATCATGCTTAAAGAAAAAGTCGGACAAGCCAATTTTATTAAGTACATAAAGAAGCTTGGCGGAACATACGCCTATCCTAAGGGCGAAAACAAAACTTCATCACACGATTTAGCCATTTACGCGAAGCATCTATATGACTATGCCCAAACAAGCAAAAATGGAAAAGAACTGTTGAACTACCTGCAACATACGATTTACAATGAAACGATTCCAAAAGGTATAAAAGGCGTGAAAATCGCCCATAAAGTCGGAATGATCCCAGATAGTAAAGTATCGAATGACGTCGGAGTCATTTACGATAAAAATCCATTCGTCCTCGCAATCATGACGAATAAGTTATCGTATGAAAAATCAAAAACAGTCATTTCTAAACTGGCAGCCATCGTATACAAACATCATAAAGTGAAAAACGATGTCGCTTATTTTAAAACAAAAACAGATGTTTCCGTCTACAAATCTACTGATAAGAAAAAGAAAATCGGCCAACTTAAGAAAAATGAAACATTCGCAGTAATAACAAACGAAGGTCCATGGTTAGCCATTCAATTCGGCACAAGCAAAGGCTATATTCAAAAAAAATCTGTAACGAGCTATGCTAAAGCACCTATTACCGGATTTTCAAAACCGAGCGAAATATATCAGGTGAAGCTTTTAAAAACAGCACCCGTCTTAAAAACAGCTTCATCAAAAGGAAAAGTACTTGCAACAATCAACAAAGATATCCAACTTCAAGCAACATCAATGAGTAATGACTATTACAAAGTAACGGTTGGAAACCGTTCTGCTTTTATTCATCAAAAAAATGTGAGTTTACAGTTCACAAAGGCGATAACATACATTCAAATCAACAAAGAAGGAACACCGATTTACACAACAACATCAAACGATAAACAAAAAATCGGCACCTTAAAAAAGGGGATTATTTTTCCGCGGATAAAAGAAGTAGGGGGCTACAGTGAACTTCAATTAGGAACGACAAAAGTATATGTATTAAAATCAGCGACAACACCTATTTACCAAGCAACAATTCGTAAACCGAAAAATCAAACCGCCGGAACAATCAAATTGATAGAAAGCACGACGATCAACGAAGATCCATCCAGGCAACAAACACTCGGAACGATTGATAAAGACCAATCAATAAGCTATATCGAAACCATTCAAGATTGGTACGTCATCAATTATCTCGGTCGAATCGGGTATATTCCAATGGACGCAGCAGAAAATCCCGATGCAAAAACAGAAAACGAATCGTAA
- a CDS encoding DinB family protein — translation MQPIQEMYNYHAWANGVIINRLKELPTEVYFQECQSGFSTISKVIAHIYTVDLIWYDILTGKSMKDAFSFANQEREYLEAIGIDEMETNFAELTEKYTSLLCEEDPDRVIVVDNPYAGLLETSVAESVLHVVTHGSYHRGNIATMLRQLGHTSVMQDYGLYLYDKQK, via the coding sequence ATGCAACCTATACAAGAAATGTACAACTATCATGCATGGGCAAATGGGGTCATTATTAATCGGTTAAAAGAACTCCCAACGGAAGTTTATTTCCAGGAATGCCAAAGTGGCTTTTCCACCATTTCAAAGGTAATCGCACATATTTATACAGTGGACTTAATTTGGTATGACATTTTGACTGGTAAGAGCATGAAGGATGCATTTTCATTTGCAAATCAGGAACGTGAGTATTTAGAAGCAATAGGTATTGATGAAATGGAAACCAATTTTGCTGAACTAACTGAGAAGTACACGTCGCTGCTTTGTGAAGAAGATCCGGATCGGGTTATTGTCGTGGATAACCCATATGCTGGATTGCTCGAAACGTCTGTAGCTGAAAGTGTCCTGCATGTTGTCACACACGGCTCCTATCATCGCGGGAATATTGCAACAATGCTGCGCCAATTGGGACACACATCTGTAATGCAAGACTATGGGTTGTATTTATACGATAAGCAGAAATAA
- a CDS encoding M14 family metallopeptidase yields the protein MKKGIYSFCLLFFTCFFFQINSSHGINSVHAASKDIVNPNQTYTYKEMVRDIKKLAKQYPDIIHYKIIGKSEYGKPLYAVSLGTGKATVFINGSHHAREWLTTNLNMYMLDQYAQYYLSKKKLDGYDVRKVLDRTTMWFVPMVNPDGVTLQQSGLKAFPKKDHAKLIKMNEGSKSFKRWKANGKGVDLNRQYDADWKHIKLDPGKPKWSLYKGKAPVTAKETKAMVAFVKEINPEMAVAYHTAGKILYWNFHQSKTLYKRDLAYAKAIGKLTKYKLVYPGKNPSGGGFTDWFVSKYKRPSFTPEIGNYPGNTNLNVSQFKQTWKENKLVGLYVAKSGYALYAKKH from the coding sequence ATGAAAAAGGGAATCTATTCTTTCTGCTTGCTCTTCTTTACCTGTTTCTTCTTTCAAATAAACTCGTCACACGGTATAAATTCCGTTCATGCGGCTAGTAAAGACATCGTCAATCCAAATCAAACATATACATATAAAGAAATGGTTCGTGATATTAAAAAATTGGCGAAACAATATCCCGACATCATCCATTACAAGATCATCGGAAAAAGTGAATATGGAAAACCATTGTATGCTGTATCTTTAGGTACCGGGAAAGCGACGGTTTTCATCAATGGCTCCCACCATGCGAGAGAATGGCTGACGACAAATCTCAATATGTATATGCTCGATCAATATGCCCAATACTATCTGTCGAAGAAAAAACTCGATGGCTACGATGTGAGAAAAGTACTAGATCGAACAACGATGTGGTTTGTCCCAATGGTCAATCCGGATGGGGTTACGCTTCAGCAATCCGGCTTAAAAGCTTTTCCAAAAAAGGATCATGCGAAGCTCATTAAAATGAATGAAGGCAGTAAAAGTTTCAAGCGCTGGAAAGCGAACGGAAAAGGCGTCGACCTAAACCGCCAGTACGATGCTGATTGGAAACATATTAAGTTGGATCCTGGAAAGCCTAAATGGAGCCTATACAAAGGGAAAGCCCCTGTAACTGCAAAGGAAACGAAGGCAATGGTCGCTTTTGTAAAAGAAATTAATCCTGAAATGGCAGTTGCCTATCACACAGCGGGAAAAATTCTTTATTGGAATTTCCACCAGTCGAAAACATTGTATAAACGCGATCTTGCTTATGCGAAGGCGATTGGCAAATTAACGAAGTACAAACTTGTTTATCCGGGGAAAAATCCATCAGGCGGCGGCTTTACGGATTGGTTCGTTTCTAAGTACAAACGACCAAGCTTCACTCCTGAGATTGGAAACTATCCTGGAAATACGAATCTCAACGTCTCACAATTTAAGCAAACTTGGAAAGAAAATAAATTAGTCGGGCTATATGTTGCGAAAAGCGGCTATGCCCTATATGCAAAAAAACATTAA
- a CDS encoding LysM peptidoglycan-binding domain-containing protein: MKKTIVSVAATTIITTAVAAPSMAATYKVKKGDSLWKIANKYDTSVTNLKKLNNLKSDTIKPNQVLTVSKSTKTVSSVSTAKNTSTTKTYTVKKGDSLSKIANTYKVTVANLKSWNHLKSNIIYPGDKLKVSKPNSTTTQPKTPAAKPASPKPSTPAKSPTPPVAGTTYTVKSGDSLSKISKDFGVSIAELKKLNKLTSDMIYVGQKLIIKQQAGQTTTPPPKVDTPAGLDTSFSAKKVIDEAKKLVGIPYVWGGSTLNGFDCSGFIYYVYNNAGLSLPRTSSEGYYSRSYYVTKSPQQGDFVFFTDTYKSGISHLGIYIGNNQFIHASSDGVQLSSLDNSYWKSHFDGFKRLYEAE, translated from the coding sequence TTGAAAAAGACGATCGTGTCGGTTGCTGCAACCACGATAATTACCACAGCCGTCGCTGCACCATCCATGGCCGCCACTTACAAGGTTAAAAAAGGCGATTCTTTGTGGAAAATTGCTAATAAATATGACACATCCGTAACTAATTTAAAAAAGCTAAACAATTTAAAAAGTGACACGATTAAACCGAATCAAGTGTTAACCGTTTCCAAATCTACTAAAACGGTTTCAAGCGTATCTACAGCAAAAAATACCTCAACCACAAAAACATATACCGTGAAAAAAGGGGATTCTCTAAGTAAAATTGCTAACACATACAAGGTTACGGTCGCTAATTTAAAAAGTTGGAATCATTTAAAATCCAATATTATTTATCCCGGAGATAAATTAAAAGTTTCAAAACCAAATTCAACCACGACTCAGCCGAAAACACCTGCTGCCAAACCGGCTTCACCAAAGCCATCAACACCGGCAAAATCACCAACACCACCTGTTGCTGGGACGACCTATACAGTTAAATCTGGGGATTCTTTAAGTAAAATTAGCAAAGATTTCGGCGTATCTATCGCTGAATTGAAAAAACTAAACAAACTAACATCCGACATGATTTACGTTGGTCAAAAGCTCATCATTAAACAACAAGCCGGACAAACGACGACTCCTCCTCCAAAGGTAGATACACCAGCAGGATTAGATACATCGTTTTCTGCAAAAAAAGTAATTGATGAAGCAAAAAAATTAGTTGGGATTCCATATGTATGGGGTGGATCCACTCTGAACGGATTCGATTGCAGCGGATTCATTTATTATGTATATAACAATGCAGGATTATCTTTACCTCGCACATCAAGTGAAGGGTATTACAGTCGTTCCTATTATGTAACAAAATCACCACAACAAGGCGATTTTGTGTTCTTTACAGATACATATAAAAGCGGAATCTCTCATCTAGGAATCTATATCGGAAACAACCAATTTATTCATGCGAGTTCAGACGGAGTACAACTTTCCTCACTGGATAACTCCTACTGGAAATCGCATTTTGATGGATTTAAACGGTTGTATGAAGCCGAATGA